The [Flavobacterium] thermophilum genome has a segment encoding these proteins:
- the yqjA gene encoding Inner membrane protein YqjA, producing the protein MQAWITEFMEQFGYIGIFFMIALENIFPPIPSEVILPFGGFMTTYTTLTIPGVIAAATAGSVVGAIVLYGIGRLLSVERLERIVDRWGGWLRVKPEDIAKANRTFQRYGVWAVFLGRMIPLVRSLISIPAGMSKMNIWLFVWLSVLGTLIWNTILISVGAALGQSWGKVSDVIGAYANVVYIIIAIVIVVAVVRFWKRRRVL; encoded by the coding sequence GTGCAGGCGTGGATTACTGAGTTTATGGAACAGTTCGGCTATATCGGCATCTTTTTCATGATCGCACTTGAAAATATATTTCCGCCCATTCCATCGGAAGTCATTTTGCCGTTTGGCGGATTTATGACGACATACACAACATTGACCATCCCTGGCGTCATCGCAGCAGCCACTGCCGGGTCGGTCGTCGGGGCGATCGTGCTGTATGGTATCGGTCGGTTGTTGTCGGTCGAGCGGCTCGAGCGGATCGTCGACCGCTGGGGCGGATGGCTGCGGGTGAAGCCAGAAGATATCGCCAAGGCGAACCGGACATTTCAGCGCTACGGAGTGTGGGCGGTATTCCTTGGTCGTATGATTCCATTGGTGCGCAGTTTGATTTCGATTCCCGCTGGCATGTCGAAAATGAATATATGGCTGTTTGTCTGGCTGTCGGTATTGGGGACGCTCATTTGGAATACGATTTTAATCTCCGTCGGCGCGGCGCTCGGCCAGTCGTGGGGAAAAGTATCCGATGTGATTGGCGCGTACGCTAATGTTGTCTATATCATCATCGCGATTGTCATTGTGGTTGCGGTTGTCCGCTTTTGGAAAAGACGCCGGGTTTTATGA